The Gracilibacillus caseinilyticus genome segment AAACATCTTTTGTCAGTCTCCTTATCTGCCTGTTTATTGCAGGTATGTTTGTTGGTTCTACTTTTTCACTAGGGATTTCTTATATGACTGATTTAATGCCGAAAAATTTACTGCCTACGGGTAACCTCTTATGTGGTGTGTGTTTTAGCTTTGGAAGTTTAATCGGACCATCCATTGGGGGACTGGCGATTGAAACCCTTCATTCCATCAGTTTTTTCAGCATTATCAGCCTTTTATTTTTCGTTGTCTTTTTGTTAACACTGTATAAACGGGTAAAAACTTAACAGTGTTAACAAAAATTAATGCGTCGCTTTGAAATCGGTTAATGCTTGCACAGCCGTTTCATTAAATGACTGTTGAAAGGATTGCTGCTTTCTGATAGAACTTCCAAAGTGATACTGCGACGCATTGACACTATCATGAATGGATGCAATATTACTTGGGGAAAGTCCAGAGCCAGGCATGATTCGCGGGCCATTTAATTGCTTAGAAAGTGCCAGCAGTTCGCGTAATTGACTTAGTCCTGCCGTGCAATTGGCTTCTCCTCCAGACGTTAAGATTCTTTTTATATGTGGATGATATTTGGTTAGTGTCGAATACGCTTCGCTTTGAGAGCGCACAGCATCAAATGCCCGATGGAATGTAATATCAATAGTTGGAAAGCGTGTGACGACTGCCTCTAATAGGCTCTCATCAATCGTGTCGTCCTCTGTTAATCCGCCAATTACGATTCCTTTTCCACCAAGACTGACTACATGATCTATATCTTCTAACATGATTGCTTTGTCCGCGCTTGAATAGCGAAACTGGTAGCTGTGCGGACGAACCATGACTTGAACAGGAATAGAGACACTTCGTAAAACTCCTTTTAGTGCACCATGACTTGGCGTTAATCCCCCTTCACTAATCGCTGAAACAAGCTCAAGCCGGTCAGCACCCAAACATTCTGCCCGAACAGCTTCTTCTGCATTTTGCACAATAAATTCTACTAACATTGTGTTAACTCCTTCATTTTTTGTTTTACAGTGTTTACTTCCGCCAGAAGGTAGAACAATCGGCTTTATCTAATATGTTAAACTCAATCATTTTCTCTAGTAATGCATAATCAACTGGCTGGTTCCACTTGATCCGGATCAATTCCTTCGTGTGATCATAACGAGACGCTTCGATATCATTAGCAAAATGAATCATTGCTGCTCTCTCAGGTGCTATCGCTAAGTGATGTTTGGCCACACTAAACCCAATAATAAAAGTATCGTGATCAGTAAACATCGGCTGATTCCACTTCACGACCGGGGCTAATTGGGGAAATTTCTCCGGTATCCACTTTAATAATTCTTCCGTTCGTTCGCGATGATCAGGGTCGTCTATTTTCGATAAAAAGTCGGCAAATAATTCCATACCGTTTCCTCCTCAAAATACGAAATCTATCCCTTCTATCTTAATATATATCCAATTTAAATTCACCTCTGAGTATGTACAGAAAATGAGACTAGGGCCATACAAAATTATGTAGGCTTTGATTTAGTTACAAGTAGAAGAAAACTGCGAAGTAATGACAACCTAGTTATGTAGCAAGTTTTGTGTTAAGTAAAAATACTTCTTTCCTAATGATATAAAGTTGTATTTCCATTGAGTGATTTTGACATTTTTACTGTGCTAAGAAAAGCTCCGGAAATATGTCCCGCGTCCTGTGAGGCACGGTTTCAGCCAGGCTACTACTAGGACTACTTATTTGCTGCCTTGTGCCGAGGAAGATCACTTCGAAGCGATGCTAGTAGACACAGGCACAGACAAAGTGGATCTCCAGGTCGCGCTGACGCATGCGGAGTCTCCGCATATTTCCCACGCTTCAGTGAAGTGCTACAACGTATGGAACAGCTAAAAGCAGTGGTTCTACATTATATTATTTATTCAAATACTATTATTTATGGACACGACTATATAAGAAGTTACTTAGCAGCATACCTTTATAGCATAAAGACAGCCGAACATTCACGAATAATTTAGATTCGGGTATGTTCGGCTTAGAAATTAATTAAAAATCTTTCGCCAAAGCCTCACCTCTGTTTAAGCACCTAATAAATGTGGTAAAAATAAAGTTAAGCTTGGAAAGTATGCGATGATTAATAACGCAACAATCATCACAATGTAAAATGGCAGCATCCCTTTTGTTGCTTCTTCTATGGATAATTTGCCGATTGCTGACCCTACGAATAGAACAGAACCTACAGGCGGCGTTACTAATCCGACTCCTAACGCCAGCATTAATACAACACCAAAGTGAATAGGATCCATCCCTATATTTGTAGTTACTGGTAAAAGGATCGGCGTGATAATCAAAATGAGTGGCGCCATATCCATTATCATCCCAAGTACTAACATAATAATAAGGATCATTAGTAAAGTAATGGCCGGGTTTGGTGAGAAATTAATCAAGCCATTAGAAACAATCGAAGGAACTTCCAGCAATGCCAGTAACCAGCCAAAACCTGTAGAAGCTCCGATCAAGAATAGCACCATTGCTAACGTCTTAAACGTTCTTTGTAAAATAACGCCCATTCTCGAGATCTTGATATCCCGATAGACAAAAAAGGTAATGGAAAATGCATACAAAACTGCAATAGCGGCAGATTCTGTAGCAGTAAATATACCAGTTAAAATACCACCGATGATAATCACGATTGTAAAGATACCTAATAAACCTTCTCGTACAATTTTTGGCACTTCTTCTCGGCTGATCACTTCACCACGGGCATAATTTTTCTTCGCTGCAATGAGGTAGGTCAATACCATGATGACTAATCCTAGTAATAAGCCAGGAACCAGTCCTCCCATAAAAAGTCCTCCAATGGAAACCCCACCTGCAACGCTAGAGTAAATAATCATATTATGACTTGGAGGAATCAGCACGCCTTGCACCGAGCTGGAAATCGTAACCGCGATCGAATAGTCGGTATCATACTTCTGTTTTTTCATGATTGGAATTAACACAGACCCTAACGAAGAAGTATCTGCTAAAGCGGAGCCAGATATACCACCGAAGAAGCTGCTAGCCAACACGTTAACCATGGCAAGTCCGCCTCTGATTTTTCCAATCATAACATTCGCTAAATTTATTAATCTTTTTGAAATCCCACCTTCATTCATGATTTCGCCAGCCAAAATGAAGAAAGGAATTGCTAGTAATGAAAAAGAATTCAAGCCTGATGCCATCTGTTGAATAATCGCAGCAGGGCTGATCCCCATATAAATTCCTGTACCAATCGAAGCAATAGCCAAGGAGAGTGCGATTGGTATTCTAAGCAGTAACAGTAATATGAAACCACCAATCAAAAATAATATCTCCATTTTTTCACCCCTCCATTGCATCGTCATATTCCTGATGCAGTCCTTTTACAAATAACAACTCAATTCCATTTATCGTGACAAAAATTCCTGCCACTGGAACAGCAGCATATAAAAAGCTTGAAGAAATCCCCAATCCTGCCATCGTTGAATAATTCATCAACAACATAAATTCTGTTCCAAAATATATTAACACCAATCCAAAAATAATGATCAATGCTTTCGTCATGTATTCTATTAAACTTTTTATTCTATCGTTGAATTTCTTCACTAATAATCCGACTGCGATATGCAGCTTTTCTTTAAAGCCGTAAGCGATGCCGAGAAAACTGATCCAAACAAATAATAAGCGCGCAAGTTCTTCTGACCATGCGGGAGTAAAATTCAAAAATGTTCGAGTAAATATTTGTAATAGAATCGTTAAGACAATAATGCCTATTAACGATACCGAAAGACCAAGTAATAAGTGATCCATTACCTGCTTGATTCTTTTTAGCGCTTTCATCATACTCCTCCTTCATAGATGTCCATTAACTATTCATCCTCTGTCAATCTTTCAATCCACTTACTATATTTGTCACCATATTTATCGTAAACAGGTTGTACCGCTTCTCGCCATTCACTTACGTCATCGACTTCAATCAGCTCACTTCCCGCTTCGGTTACTTTTTCTTTTGAAACTTCTGTTAGCTCATCCCATGCCTCACGCTGCACTTCTATTGATTCCGTCGCGGCTTCTTTAAATATTGCCTGATCTTCTTCACTTAGCTGATCCCATGTTTCCTGAGAGGCTAAAAGAACTTCAGGAGCTCCTTGAAATCCATTTACCGTATAATATTTCGCAACATTATAATGACTGGAGGTGTAGTAGCTTGGAAAGTTATTCTCTGCCCCATCAATCACACCATTTTGCAGAGAAGAATACACTTCCCCATAATCCATTGGCGTCGCTGATGCTCCAAGCGATTCGACAATATCTATTGCTAATTCAGAAGATTGTACACGGATCTTTAAACCTTGTAAATCTTCTGGTGACTTAATTGGTCGTACCGTATTATAAAAGCTTCTTTCGCCAGAATCATAGAATGCCAGACCAACTAACCTAGTACCTGAAAACGTATTCAAAAGAGTATTTCCTACTTCGCCTGTTAACTGATCCCATTTTTTCTCTTCGTCCTCAAAAAGAAATGGCATTGCTAACACACCTATTTGATCATTAAATTCCGTTAGTGGGGTTGTATTAGATCGAACAAAATCAATCGCCCCTAACTGTGTAAGTTCGACGGCTCTCTTCTCATCACCTAACTGACCACCGTGATACACTTTGATTTTATATCTTCCATCCGTTTTTTCCTCGACCAATCTAGCGAACTCCTTTGCCCCGATAGTGGTTGGATAATCAGCTGGCTGGTTTTCAGCCAAAATCAAGGTGGTTGTTCCATCTGCATTAGCAGAATACTCACTACATCCTGCTAACAAAAGAACTGTGACACAAACTATCCAAATTAATGACATCGCTTTCTTTTTCATGTAGCTTCACTCCTAAATATGTGTTGAAATCAATCTGTGTAGATAATCATTCAAAATCTTAGTAGAAAAGGAACAAAAGAATTAGATTTTTTGTAAGCGTTAACTTTTCTAGTTTTACAATAACAACGTTGTTATTGTAAATCTTAAAATAAAAAGTCATGAAAATCAAGATTAACCTATCTGTTAAGGTGGAAATGGTTTTAAAGTAATAGAGAGAAAACAAAAAGAAGGTTCTTCTGTACCACTATACAAAAAACTGGAAATTATATTGCTCATAAAACGGGACAGGAGAACTGTTCTCCTGCCCTACTCTCCTATTTTCTCCATAAAACCACATTTGCTACCACTAATATTGCAATCAAGATATATGGACCGATTGCGAAGGAGCTTGCTATGAAATGGATGACGCCGAAGAATATCGTTAGACCTAGAAGTGCGAATGATTCTGCAGCTTGTTTGCTTTCTGCGCCTTTGTATGATTCTGAAAATGGCATGGACTCTTTGAGAAATACACGATAACAAATTCTGCTGTGAATCCCGGTCACCAATAGCAGCACAAGCAAAAACGTCCAGATTTTGACCGAGAATATCACAAGAAAAATAGCAGCTAACACAAGATAAACCGGGATAAACAACCTGACCAAAAACGCTTTTAACGCTGCACGATGTAATATCGCCTCGTTACTGACCGGTAATGCACGAAAAATCCAGGCGCCTTTCTCATTCGTGGAAAACTTAAGCATCTGAACACCTGCAGGAATTAAAATTAAACAAACATACATAGCGAAATACATTTTTCCTTCTCGGATTTCGGCCCAGGAATGTAGTGTCAGGTCATTAATGATAAAAATAAAAGGAAATACTAAAGCCATTCCGATAGACGGATAGACCTTCAACTTAAAATCTCGTTCATTTCGTAATATTCGTGATGTAAAATCGAAAAAAATCCGTTCTTCCTTCCCCCAGACCAACAGCTTCGACCACAGGCGACTCCACCATTCCTTCACTTGTTTATGCTTACCGTTGTTAGATAAGAGCTTCTCCAAATTCCGTTCAAAGGTAGGAATCATTTTTATATAAAGAATGATAGCAACGATTGGGACCACTACACCTAATGCAGCAAGTATGATATAGTCTGCATTCCACGCTCCATGCAAGACAATTTCATAGATGGCACCATACCAGATCGGCGGCATCAATACATGCCACCAGCCGAAATCAAATTGGACATGTAAATCAACAAATTCAAAGGAGCGCGCTACTACTTGATAGCCGACAATCATTGAAATACTTAACAGAATTTGGATATAATTGATAATATCTTTTAATTTCTCGCCATCAAAAAAACGCAAAATCAAAATATAAACAAAAGCTGTCATAATCAAAATCAGCAGATTTACAAAAAACAGGATCACAATACTTAACAAAAAAAAGACAATGCCGTGGTTCACAAGACCAACAATCATCGGAATAGCCGTAAAAGCAATCGTCAACTGGCACAGGTAAAGAGTAATATGCACTACTTTGGCACTGTTAATCGTTCGGCTGTCTACCGGCTTGGTATGGAGTATCATATTATCACGGACATCTAACAATACACTCGAAAAATCTGAAATTGTTGACGTCATGATAATAAACATGACAACGCCGTACAGGATACTCAGCTGGAAAATATATTGATCGCCTATTAAGAAGGCAATTAAGATAAGCCCCATCAAGGCGTAAATACCGAGTGATTTCAGAAACTGATTGCCCGAATCTGACTTGGAATCATTAAAAATTGTCGGTACCCTTCGCGAATCCATCGTTAATTTCAATTGCAGAATCTTGCGCATCATCGGATAATCAACATGCATTTGTTCAAAAAAGAAGCGCAGCATATCCAAGATTTTCAGCGATTTAAAATTATCCATTCGGATCACCATTCTTCACGATCTCAACAAAAGAATTAGCAATTTCCTGATGGTTATCAAATCCTGTCAGCTGATTGAAGATTTCCTCCAGAGAACCTTCCTGACTTTGCTGCTGTAATTGCTCAAATGTGCCATCCGCAACAATTTGCCCATCAGCCAGTAATACAATTCTGTTGCTGATTTTTTCGACGACATCCATAATATGTGAGGAATAAAAAATCGTCTTGCCTTCACTGGCTAACTGATCTAAGATTTCCTTCACAATCATCATACTGTTGGCATCAAGCCCACTTAACGGTTCGTCTAAAAACAGTAAATCCGGGTTATGTATAATACTTGCGATAAAAAGAACTTTCTGGCGCATCCCTTTGGAGAAAGAAGAGATCCTTGTATACACCACATTCTCTAATTCAAATAATCGCATTAACGCCATCGTTTTAGAAGTAATGACATGCTGATCCATCCCATACAATCCACCAATGAAAGACAGATACTCAAGTGGTGTTAAACTATCATAGATCTCACCGTTTTCCGGGACATATCCAATCCGCTTTTTATAAGCAACACCGTTCTTTTTGATATCTTCACCAAATATTTCAATGTCTCCTTCAAAACTGGAAATTAAGCCTAACATCATTTTTACTGTGGTACTTTTTCCTGCACCATTCGGTCCGATATAACCTATAATTTGTCCTTGATAGACATCGAGATTAATAGCTTCCAACACTCGGGTACTGCCATATGATTTCGATACATTTTTTAATGATAAAATGACTTCTTCTTCCATTTTCACACCTCCACCGATATCTTAACATATATTTCCTCCAACTGTTGTTTCTTTAGTGTCAAAAATAAGGAAAAATGTGTATAATTATCTATATAATCCATACATGAACGGAGCGTTTTTTACATGAATCATTTTCCTCAAGGAATTGCGTTTTGCTTCCCGTGGCGCAGTTAT includes the following:
- a CDS encoding iron chaperone yields the protein MELFADFLSKIDDPDHRERTEELLKWIPEKFPQLAPVVKWNQPMFTDHDTFIIGFSVAKHHLAIAPERAAMIHFANDIEASRYDHTKELIRIKWNQPVDYALLEKMIEFNILDKADCSTFWRK
- a CDS encoding TRAP transporter small permease; this translates as MMKALKRIKQVMDHLLLGLSVSLIGIIVLTILLQIFTRTFLNFTPAWSEELARLLFVWISFLGIAYGFKEKLHIAVGLLVKKFNDRIKSLIEYMTKALIIIFGLVLIYFGTEFMLLMNYSTMAGLGISSSFLYAAVPVAGIFVTINGIELLFVKGLHQEYDDAMEG
- a CDS encoding ABC transporter ATP-binding protein, with product MEEEVILSLKNVSKSYGSTRVLEAINLDVYQGQIIGYIGPNGAGKSTTVKMMLGLISSFEGDIEIFGEDIKKNGVAYKKRIGYVPENGEIYDSLTPLEYLSFIGGLYGMDQHVITSKTMALMRLFELENVVYTRISSFSKGMRQKVLFIASIIHNPDLLFLDEPLSGLDANSMMIVKEILDQLASEGKTIFYSSHIMDVVEKISNRIVLLADGQIVADGTFEQLQQQSQEGSLEEIFNQLTGFDNHQEIANSFVEIVKNGDPNG
- a CDS encoding TRAP transporter substrate-binding protein, with translation MKKKAMSLIWIVCVTVLLLAGCSEYSANADGTTTLILAENQPADYPTTIGAKEFARLVEEKTDGRYKIKVYHGGQLGDEKRAVELTQLGAIDFVRSNTTPLTEFNDQIGVLAMPFLFEDEEKKWDQLTGEVGNTLLNTFSGTRLVGLAFYDSGERSFYNTVRPIKSPEDLQGLKIRVQSSELAIDIVESLGASATPMDYGEVYSSLQNGVIDGAENNFPSYYTSSHYNVAKYYTVNGFQGAPEVLLASQETWDQLSEEDQAIFKEAATESIEVQREAWDELTEVSKEKVTEAGSELIEVDDVSEWREAVQPVYDKYGDKYSKWIERLTEDE
- a CDS encoding copper homeostasis protein CutC, whose product is MLVEFIVQNAEEAVRAECLGADRLELVSAISEGGLTPSHGALKGVLRSVSIPVQVMVRPHSYQFRYSSADKAIMLEDIDHVVSLGGKGIVIGGLTEDDTIDESLLEAVVTRFPTIDITFHRAFDAVRSQSEAYSTLTKYHPHIKRILTSGGEANCTAGLSQLRELLALSKQLNGPRIMPGSGLSPSNIASIHDSVNASQYHFGSSIRKQQSFQQSFNETAVQALTDFKATH
- a CDS encoding TRAP transporter large permease gives rise to the protein MEILFLIGGFILLLLLRIPIALSLAIASIGTGIYMGISPAAIIQQMASGLNSFSLLAIPFFILAGEIMNEGGISKRLINLANVMIGKIRGGLAMVNVLASSFFGGISGSALADTSSLGSVLIPIMKKQKYDTDYSIAVTISSSVQGVLIPPSHNMIIYSSVAGGVSIGGLFMGGLVPGLLLGLVIMVLTYLIAAKKNYARGEVISREEVPKIVREGLLGIFTIVIIIGGILTGIFTATESAAIAVLYAFSITFFVYRDIKISRMGVILQRTFKTLAMVLFLIGASTGFGWLLALLEVPSIVSNGLINFSPNPAITLLMILIIMLVLGMIMDMAPLILIITPILLPVTTNIGMDPIHFGVVLMLALGVGLVTPPVGSVLFVGSAIGKLSIEEATKGMLPFYIVMIVALLIIAYFPSLTLFLPHLLGA